The following are encoded in a window of Thiohalobacter sp. IOR34 genomic DNA:
- a CDS encoding Hpt domain-containing protein: protein MSGAIDHNTLRWVKQELDETLKQARQALEAHVETPEDEAQLRFCAVHLHQVYGTLQMVELYGAGMLAEELEQVVLALDDGRIPQQQEALELLMRGILQLPDYLDRIAAGHADIPLVLLPLMNDLRAIRGEKLLSENALFSPDLQRPLPAEITAETAEEPLAERCRRLRHPYQLALLGWFRDKAPEANLKRMGELLAELRAAAVEPAARTLFWVAGGVTEALAGGRLETSMSVRLLLGQVERQVKRLIDEGEPAFAAEPPQELIKNLLFYVARSEPGSTLVDSVRQTYGLASLLPDEEEISRARDSLSGHNLALIETVSAAVREDLAQVKDALDLFTRGGRQAAAELAPAGETLNRIADTLGMLGLGSLREQVLAQARQAMDIVEGRQQPDEEVLMAIAGALLSVESSLDGLLSGAPVAAAPADAGGEATVVPEAEFSQVCGVLAEEAIRDIARAKEAILAFIENPADVTPLEPVAGWFHQIQGGLLLLNETRAAALLESVADYIGRQMLDGRQLPGEAALDHLADSISSLEYYLENLQQQKVSGESILEVAQRSVEALLRTLPAVAEVEALPASDEEVIEALPVEDLQELDMAPAEELIELPAAEADGEMLDLEMLTADDGEATIELVDLEPAEAADDAPPPEVVSEEQPQAEAGDAPAFDLPYPVLEGSEVDEEILEIFIEEAEEELANIREALPRWQADTADQESLTLMRRSFHTLKGSGRLVGAMLIGEFAWAFENMLNRVIDGTIDVGDEMPGLLERAAEALPQLIGQLQGGQPPRLNVGLMMEKAEALSRGEAIDLGDLEPVPAAVAPLAEVVELPQAARSPEAMASELQEAASAVDPQLYEIFCKESADHLAVIREHLAACERSSDDCRPTEGLIRALHTLHGSARMAGADAIAAIAAGLERYGKALMEHGQPLTAEQRPVIGMALDMIDALLPRLIEGEAEVGSPALQSLLERLASLPQSLEAAQQASLDELPAADEPEVIELTPAAGDETPDGAPEVVEIEITEAAAEQADEVLDGPSAEDGLEVQVEETAGSGEAEAGAPVPEAPDEVEEIPLEEVAVEVPAAESAAGEPAEEGPDAELIEVFLEEGDEILESSELTLQKWIQSPGDAGLIASLQRDLHTLKGGARMASLDAISDLSHQLESLLIAVDDGRVVPSTALFDLLLAAQDRLVQMIETVRAGHTAEAAGDLLQRIESLRRGEAVEMAPVEDAVATVETEPVEPAEAVEQAPAAETAVDARAEDEVVTGRGQQEMVRVQAELLDNMVNYAGEISIYRARLEQQVGSFRFNLGELGQTVDRLREQLRKLEIETEAQVLYRYERDSGDEAHPDFDPLEMDRYSTLQTLSRSMMESIGDLVSLQNLLENVTRESETLLVQQSRVNTELQEGLMRTRMVPFSRLAPRMRRIVRQACQELGKRAELSLEGAEGEIDRTVIDRIVAPLEHMLRNAVAHGIEPPAQREAAGKRSTGSIRIKLQRDGSDVVITVADDGAGMDLQAIRDKARERGLIAEDASFSDNEVMQFVLETGFSTATEVSQIAGRGVGMDVVNNEVKQLGGTLHIDSTPGQGTTFTIRLPFTLAINQALLVQVHEDVYAIPLTGIEGVVRMTQEQLRSYYEDPSQRFEYAGYEYELRHLGAMLGHGEPHLGSGMPKRLPVLLVRAGDHHMALQVEALLGSRETVVKSVGPQISTVRGISGATILGDGRVVLILDLGGLVRAGAAMAPAAARVAPQAEPELREKPLVMVVDDSITVRKVTSRLLERNEMQALTAKDGVDAVAKLQEHLPDLMLLDIEMPRMDGFELATHIRNEPRLQHIPIIMITSRTGEKHRTRALEIGVNRYLGKPFQETELLESIQELLEEQTAHA from the coding sequence ATGAGCGGAGCCATCGACCACAATACCCTCAGGTGGGTCAAGCAGGAGCTGGACGAGACCCTGAAACAGGCACGCCAGGCGCTCGAGGCGCACGTCGAGACTCCAGAGGACGAGGCGCAGCTGCGCTTCTGTGCCGTCCATCTGCATCAGGTCTACGGCACCCTGCAGATGGTCGAGCTGTACGGCGCCGGGATGCTCGCCGAGGAACTGGAGCAGGTGGTCCTGGCCCTCGACGACGGCCGCATTCCCCAGCAGCAGGAGGCCCTGGAACTGCTGATGCGCGGCATCCTGCAGCTGCCGGACTATCTCGACCGGATCGCTGCGGGGCACGCCGACATCCCCCTGGTGTTGCTGCCGCTGATGAACGACCTGCGGGCCATCCGCGGCGAGAAGCTGCTCTCGGAGAATGCCCTGTTCTCGCCCGATCTGCAGCGGCCGCTGCCTGCGGAGATCACCGCCGAGACGGCGGAGGAGCCGCTGGCCGAGCGCTGCCGGCGCCTGCGCCATCCCTATCAGCTGGCCCTGCTCGGCTGGTTCCGGGACAAGGCGCCGGAGGCGAACCTGAAGCGGATGGGCGAGCTGCTGGCCGAACTGCGTGCCGCGGCCGTGGAACCGGCGGCGCGGACCCTGTTCTGGGTCGCCGGCGGGGTGACCGAGGCCCTGGCCGGCGGGCGGCTGGAGACCAGCATGTCGGTGCGCCTGCTGCTTGGCCAGGTCGAACGCCAGGTCAAGCGGCTGATCGACGAGGGCGAGCCGGCCTTCGCCGCCGAGCCGCCACAGGAACTGATCAAGAACCTGCTTTTCTACGTGGCCCGTTCCGAGCCGGGCAGCACCCTGGTGGACAGCGTTCGCCAGACCTATGGGCTGGCCAGCCTGCTGCCCGACGAGGAGGAGATCTCCCGGGCACGCGACAGCCTGAGCGGTCACAACCTGGCATTGATCGAAACCGTCTCCGCGGCGGTGCGTGAGGATCTGGCCCAGGTCAAGGATGCGCTCGATCTGTTCACCCGCGGCGGCCGCCAGGCCGCCGCCGAACTGGCACCGGCCGGTGAGACCCTGAACCGGATCGCCGATACCCTCGGCATGCTCGGTCTGGGTTCCCTGCGCGAGCAGGTGCTGGCCCAGGCGCGGCAGGCGATGGACATCGTCGAGGGACGCCAGCAGCCGGACGAGGAGGTGCTGATGGCGATCGCCGGCGCCCTGCTCAGTGTCGAGAGTTCGCTCGACGGCCTGCTCAGCGGTGCTCCGGTGGCGGCCGCCCCGGCGGACGCCGGCGGCGAGGCGACGGTGGTCCCCGAGGCCGAGTTCAGCCAGGTCTGTGGCGTGCTCGCCGAAGAGGCGATTCGTGACATCGCCCGGGCCAAGGAGGCCATCCTGGCTTTCATCGAGAACCCGGCCGACGTCACACCGTTGGAGCCGGTCGCCGGCTGGTTCCATCAGATCCAGGGTGGCCTGCTGCTGCTCAACGAGACCCGTGCCGCAGCCCTGCTGGAGTCGGTGGCGGACTATATCGGCCGGCAGATGCTGGATGGCCGCCAGCTGCCGGGCGAGGCGGCGCTGGATCATCTCGCCGATTCGATATCCAGCCTCGAGTACTACCTGGAGAACCTGCAGCAGCAGAAGGTCTCCGGGGAGAGCATCCTCGAGGTGGCCCAGCGCAGTGTCGAGGCACTGCTGCGGACCCTGCCCGCCGTGGCCGAGGTCGAGGCGCTGCCGGCGAGCGACGAGGAGGTGATCGAAGCGCTGCCGGTGGAGGATCTGCAGGAACTGGACATGGCGCCCGCGGAAGAACTCATCGAGCTGCCCGCAGCCGAGGCGGACGGCGAGATGCTCGATCTGGAGATGCTGACGGCCGATGACGGCGAGGCGACCATCGAGCTGGTGGATCTGGAGCCGGCGGAGGCGGCCGATGACGCGCCCCCTCCCGAGGTCGTGTCCGAAGAACAACCGCAGGCCGAGGCCGGGGATGCCCCCGCCTTCGACCTGCCCTATCCGGTCCTGGAGGGCAGCGAGGTCGACGAGGAGATCCTGGAGATCTTCATCGAGGAGGCCGAGGAGGAGCTGGCCAACATCCGCGAGGCCTTGCCGCGCTGGCAGGCGGATACCGCCGATCAGGAGTCGCTGACCCTGATGCGGCGCTCCTTCCATACCCTGAAGGGAAGCGGCCGGCTGGTGGGTGCCATGCTGATCGGCGAGTTTGCCTGGGCCTTCGAGAACATGCTGAACCGCGTCATCGACGGCACCATCGACGTCGGTGACGAGATGCCGGGGTTGCTGGAGCGGGCCGCTGAGGCCCTGCCGCAGCTGATCGGCCAGCTGCAGGGAGGGCAGCCACCACGACTCAACGTGGGTCTGATGATGGAAAAGGCCGAGGCCCTGTCGCGAGGCGAGGCCATCGATCTGGGTGACCTGGAACCGGTGCCGGCGGCCGTGGCGCCGCTGGCCGAGGTGGTCGAGCTGCCGCAGGCGGCCCGCTCGCCGGAGGCGATGGCCAGCGAACTGCAGGAGGCGGCGTCCGCTGTCGATCCGCAGCTCTACGAGATCTTCTGCAAGGAGTCGGCGGACCATCTGGCCGTCATCCGCGAGCATCTGGCGGCCTGTGAACGGTCCAGCGACGACTGTCGCCCCACCGAGGGGCTGATCCGCGCCCTGCACACGCTGCACGGCAGCGCGCGCATGGCCGGTGCCGATGCCATTGCCGCCATTGCGGCCGGTCTGGAGCGCTATGGCAAGGCCTTGATGGAACATGGTCAGCCGCTGACCGCGGAGCAACGGCCGGTGATCGGCATGGCGCTGGATATGATCGATGCCTTGCTGCCGCGTCTGATCGAGGGTGAGGCCGAGGTCGGGTCCCCGGCCCTGCAGTCCCTGCTGGAACGTCTGGCCAGCTTGCCGCAGAGCCTGGAGGCGGCGCAGCAGGCGTCTCTCGACGAGCTGCCGGCTGCGGACGAGCCAGAGGTGATCGAGCTCACCCCGGCAGCGGGCGATGAGACTCCGGATGGAGCGCCGGAGGTGGTGGAGATCGAGATCACCGAGGCCGCTGCGGAGCAGGCTGATGAGGTGCTGGATGGGCCGTCCGCCGAGGATGGCCTGGAGGTGCAGGTCGAGGAGACAGCCGGCAGCGGCGAAGCCGAGGCCGGGGCGCCCGTCCCGGAGGCGCCGGACGAGGTCGAGGAGATCCCCCTCGAGGAGGTTGCTGTCGAGGTGCCGGCCGCCGAATCGGCCGCTGGCGAACCTGCCGAGGAGGGTCCGGACGCCGAGCTGATCGAGGTCTTCCTGGAAGAGGGGGACGAGATCCTGGAGAGCAGCGAGCTCACCCTGCAGAAATGGATCCAGTCGCCCGGGGATGCCGGCCTGATCGCCAGCCTGCAGCGTGATCTGCACACCCTCAAGGGCGGTGCGCGGATGGCCAGCCTGGATGCCATCAGCGACCTCAGCCATCAGCTCGAGTCGCTGCTGATCGCCGTCGACGATGGCCGGGTGGTGCCGAGCACGGCGCTGTTCGATCTGCTGCTGGCTGCCCAGGACCGCCTGGTGCAGATGATCGAGACGGTGCGGGCCGGGCACACGGCCGAGGCGGCCGGCGATCTGCTGCAGCGCATCGAGTCACTGCGGCGGGGCGAGGCGGTCGAGATGGCGCCGGTCGAGGATGCAGTTGCTACTGTGGAGACAGAGCCGGTAGAACCGGCCGAGGCGGTCGAACAGGCGCCTGCGGCGGAGACGGCCGTGGACGCACGTGCCGAGGACGAGGTCGTCACAGGCCGAGGCCAGCAGGAGATGGTACGCGTCCAGGCCGAGTTGCTCGACAACATGGTCAACTATGCCGGCGAGATCAGCATCTACCGGGCCCGGCTTGAACAGCAGGTGGGTTCCTTCCGCTTCAATCTGGGCGAGCTGGGTCAGACCGTCGATCGCCTGCGCGAACAGTTGCGCAAGCTGGAGATCGAGACCGAGGCCCAGGTACTCTACCGCTACGAGCGGGACAGCGGCGACGAGGCGCATCCGGATTTCGATCCGCTGGAGATGGACCGTTACTCGACGCTGCAGACCCTGTCGCGTTCCATGATGGAGAGTATCGGCGACCTGGTCAGCCTGCAGAACCTGCTGGAGAACGTCACCCGCGAATCCGAGACCCTGCTGGTGCAGCAGTCGCGGGTCAACACCGAGCTGCAGGAGGGCCTGATGCGCACCCGCATGGTGCCCTTCTCGCGGCTGGCGCCGCGCATGCGCCGGATCGTGCGTCAGGCCTGCCAGGAACTCGGCAAGCGCGCCGAGCTGTCGCTGGAAGGGGCGGAGGGCGAGATCGACCGCACCGTGATCGATCGCATCGTCGCGCCCCTCGAGCACATGCTGCGCAATGCCGTGGCCCACGGCATCGAACCGCCGGCCCAGCGCGAGGCGGCCGGCAAGCGCAGCACCGGCAGCATCCGCATCAAGCTGCAGCGTGATGGTTCCGACGTGGTGATCACCGTTGCCGACGATGGTGCGGGCATGGATCTGCAGGCCATCCGCGACAAGGCCCGCGAGCGGGGGCTGATCGCCGAGGATGCCAGCTTCAGCGACAACGAGGTCATGCAGTTCGTGCTCGAGACCGGCTTCAGTACCGCCACCGAGGTCAGCCAGATCGCCGGCCGCGGGGTGGGCATGGATGTGGTCAACAACGAGGTGAAACAGCTCGGCGGCACCCTGCACATCGATTCCACGCCGGGCCAGGGAACGACCTTCACCATTCGCCTGCCCTTCACCCTGGCCATCAACCAGGCCCTGCTGGTCCAGGTGCACGAGGACGTCTATGCCATCCCGCTGACCGGCATCGAGGGTGTGGTGCGCATGACCCAGGAGCAGCTGCGCAGCTACTACGAGGATCCCTCGCAGCGTTTCGAATATGCCGGCTATGAATACGAGCTGCGCCATCTCGGTGCCATGCTCGGCCATGGCGAGCCCCATCTTGGCAGCGGCATGCCCAAGCGTCTGCCGGTGCTGCTGGTGCGGGCCGGTGACCATCACATGGCGCTGCAGGTCGAGGCATTGCTCGGCAGCCGCGAGACGGTGGTGAAATCGGTGGGGCCGCAGATCAGCACGGTGCGTGGTATCTCCGGTGCCACCATTCTCGGTGACGGGCGGGTGGTGCTGATCCTCGACCTCGGTGGTCTGGTGCGTGCCGGCGCCGCCATGGCCCCGGCCGCCGCTCGCGTCGCCCCGCAGGCCGAGCCCGAGCTGCGGGAGAAACCGCTGGTCATGGTGGTCGATGATTCCATCACCGTGCGCAAGGTGACCAGCCGTCTGCTGGAACGCAACGAGATGCAGGCGCTCACGGCCAAGGACGGGGTGGATGCAGTCGCCAAGCTGCAGGAACATCTGCCGGATCTGATGCTGCTCGATATCGAGATGCCGCGCATGGACGGTTTCGAACTGGCCACCCACATCCGCAACGAGCCGCGGCTGCAGCACATCCCCATCATCATGATCACCTCGCGGACCGGCGAGAAGCATCGCACCCGGGCGTTGGAGATCGGTGTCAACAGGTACCTGGGCAAGCCCTTCCAGGAGACGGAGCTGCTGGAGAGCATCCAGGAACTGCTGGAGGAACAGACGGCCCATGCCTGA
- a CDS encoding chemotaxis protein CheB: MPDAASALRVALIVEPGAEGRALRELLETAGLRVVGESRLADFEPVLLEQGGAALLLVNLDETSSRQIDRLEQLIDEIELPILFNEGGVPAADAAWCRRFITRLHRLAEWEPPVAEPPRPALRVVSPAAAGVRRLWVLGSSLGGPQALKEFLSALPADLPASFIVVQHIGAAFLPLLAEQLQRVTPLKVRVAEQGQALEPGEVVIVPVEQRFTLGGEGRVELRDEPIPGAYRPSIDDVLQQVAAVYATQAAAVIFSGMGSDGAQGVRELQARGGLVFSQSADSCVISSMPEAAQAQAEVAFSGTPQQLAARVAELAAAVE, encoded by the coding sequence ATGCCTGATGCTGCGTCGGCGCTGCGGGTCGCGCTGATCGTCGAGCCCGGAGCCGAGGGCCGGGCGCTTCGTGAGTTGCTGGAGACAGCCGGGCTGCGGGTGGTCGGTGAGTCGCGGCTGGCCGATTTCGAACCGGTGCTGCTGGAGCAGGGCGGCGCCGCCCTCCTGCTGGTCAACCTGGACGAGACCAGCAGCCGGCAGATCGACCGGCTGGAGCAGCTGATCGACGAGATCGAGCTGCCGATCCTCTTCAACGAAGGGGGCGTGCCGGCGGCGGATGCGGCCTGGTGCCGGCGTTTCATTACCCGCCTGCACCGCTTGGCGGAGTGGGAGCCGCCGGTCGCCGAGCCGCCGCGGCCGGCGTTGCGCGTGGTGTCCCCCGCGGCAGCGGGGGTGCGTCGCCTCTGGGTGCTGGGTTCGTCGCTCGGTGGCCCCCAGGCGCTGAAGGAGTTCCTGTCGGCCTTGCCGGCGGACCTGCCGGCGAGCTTCATTGTCGTCCAGCATATCGGTGCCGCCTTCCTGCCGCTGCTGGCGGAACAGCTGCAACGGGTGACCCCGCTCAAGGTGCGGGTCGCCGAACAGGGGCAGGCGCTGGAACCTGGCGAGGTCGTCATCGTGCCCGTCGAGCAGCGTTTCACCCTGGGGGGGGAGGGCCGCGTGGAACTTCGCGACGAGCCGATACCCGGTGCCTACCGACCGAGTATCGACGACGTGCTGCAGCAGGTTGCCGCGGTCTATGCCACCCAGGCCGCGGCCGTGATCTTCAGCGGCATGGGCAGCGACGGTGCCCAGGGGGTGCGGGAACTGCAGGCAAGGGGTGGATTGGTGTTCAGCCAGAGTGCGGACAGTTGCGTGATCAGCAGCATGCCGGAGGCCGCCCAGGCCCAGGCCGAGGTGGCCTTCAGTGGCACGCCGCAACAGCTGGCTGCGCGGGTGGCCGAACTGGCCGCTGCGGTGGAATGA
- a CDS encoding chemotaxis protein CheW translates to MSADLQDKVRSLVVPLDGRRLLVPNVAVAEIVPYRAPQPVEDAPSWLLGMLEWRGLELALISYEAACGAPRPVTGPQSRIAVFNTLSGEGEPGFYALLTAGIPHLVKLAEGEVQSDPAPAAVLELARVHLQGDAAVIPDLDALERLVAELPRRAA, encoded by the coding sequence ATGAGTGCAGATCTTCAGGACAAGGTGCGCAGTCTGGTGGTCCCGCTGGACGGGCGCAGACTGCTGGTGCCGAACGTCGCGGTGGCAGAGATCGTTCCCTACCGGGCGCCGCAGCCGGTGGAGGATGCGCCTTCCTGGCTGCTCGGCATGCTGGAATGGCGTGGTCTGGAGCTGGCATTGATCTCCTACGAGGCCGCCTGCGGGGCGCCCCGCCCGGTGACGGGGCCGCAAAGCCGGATCGCCGTCTTCAATACCCTGAGCGGTGAGGGTGAGCCGGGTTTCTATGCCCTGCTCACCGCCGGTATCCCGCATCTGGTCAAGCTGGCCGAAGGCGAGGTGCAGTCGGATCCGGCGCCGGCTGCGGTCCTGGAGCTGGCGCGGGTGCATCTGCAGGGCGATGCGGCGGTGATCCCCGATCTCGATGCCCTGGAGCGTCTGGTCGCCGAATTGCCCAGACGGGCGGCTTGA
- a CDS encoding 16S rRNA (uracil(1498)-N(3))-methyltransferase has product MRIPRIYQPGPLAQGRRIELDERARRHVATVLRLKPGAEIRLFNGQGGEWQARLDAVSRRAVLAEIGEWHDEERESPLAITLLQGVSRGERMDLTIQKAVELGVQRIVPIACARTTVRLDAERRRKRWQHWQGVILHACEQCGRNRIPELSEVVDLATALERRDRAARGLLLDPLAEGGLAQLGKAESAFCLLIGPEGGLEEGERQAARQAGFTGLRLGPRVLRTETAALTAIAVLQQRYGDLG; this is encoded by the coding sequence ATGCGCATCCCCCGCATCTACCAGCCCGGACCGCTGGCCCAGGGCCGCCGCATCGAGCTGGACGAACGGGCGCGGCGCCATGTCGCCACCGTGCTGCGCCTGAAGCCCGGCGCCGAGATCCGGCTGTTCAACGGCCAGGGGGGTGAGTGGCAGGCCAGACTCGACGCGGTCTCGCGGCGGGCGGTGCTGGCCGAGATCGGCGAGTGGCACGACGAGGAGCGGGAATCCCCCCTGGCCATCACCCTGCTGCAGGGCGTCTCGCGCGGCGAACGCATGGACCTCACCATCCAGAAGGCCGTGGAGCTGGGCGTGCAGCGCATCGTCCCCATCGCCTGCGCACGAACCACGGTGCGGCTGGACGCGGAACGCCGCCGCAAGCGCTGGCAGCACTGGCAGGGGGTGATCCTGCATGCCTGCGAACAATGCGGCCGCAACCGGATCCCTGAACTCTCCGAGGTGGTGGACCTCGCCACCGCACTGGAGCGGCGCGACCGCGCCGCCCGCGGCCTGCTGCTCGATCCGCTGGCCGAAGGGGGGCTCGCCCAGCTGGGCAAGGCGGAATCCGCCTTCTGCCTGTTGATCGGCCCGGAAGGGGGCCTGGAGGAGGGAGAACGGCAAGCGGCCAGGCAGGCCGGCTTCACCGGCCTGCGGCTTGGCCCACGGGTACTGCGCACCGAGACCGCGGCGCTGACGGCGATCGCCGTGCTGCAGCAACGCTATGGGGATCTTGGTTAG
- the metF gene encoding methylenetetrahydrofolate reductase [NAD(P)H] yields MESQKQFTPGFSCEFFPPKTDEGARKLRLAREQLAQIGPAYFSVTFGAGGSTQEGTFDTVVEIQQAGFEAAPHLSCIGSTRDNIRALLERYRKQGIRRIVALRGDMPSGMREAGEFQHANELVAFIREQTGDHFHIEVAAYPEFHPQAVNAIQDLEHFRHKVEAGADGAITQYFYNPYAYFRFVDDCERLGLALPIVPGIMPITNYTQLARFSDACGAEIPRWIRKRLEAYADDLDSIRGFGEEVMVELCQTLLDAGAPGLHFYTMNRAEPTLAIWKRLRL; encoded by the coding sequence ATGGAATCACAGAAACAGTTCACACCCGGCTTCAGCTGCGAATTCTTCCCGCCAAAGACGGACGAGGGGGCCAGGAAACTGCGCCTGGCACGCGAGCAGCTGGCGCAGATCGGGCCAGCCTATTTTTCTGTCACCTTTGGCGCCGGTGGCAGCACCCAGGAGGGCACCTTCGACACCGTGGTCGAAATCCAGCAGGCCGGCTTCGAGGCGGCCCCCCACCTGTCCTGCATCGGCTCGACCCGTGACAACATCCGTGCCCTGCTGGAACGCTACCGGAAACAGGGCATCCGCCGCATCGTCGCCCTGCGCGGCGACATGCCTTCCGGGATGCGCGAGGCCGGCGAGTTCCAGCACGCCAACGAGCTGGTGGCCTTCATCCGCGAGCAGACCGGCGACCATTTCCACATCGAGGTCGCCGCCTACCCGGAATTCCATCCCCAGGCGGTGAACGCCATACAGGACCTCGAGCATTTCCGACACAAGGTGGAGGCCGGCGCCGATGGCGCCATTACCCAGTACTTCTATAACCCCTACGCCTACTTCCGCTTCGTCGACGACTGCGAACGGCTGGGACTGGCGCTGCCTATCGTCCCCGGCATCATGCCGATCACCAACTACACCCAGCTGGCCCGCTTCTCGGATGCCTGCGGGGCCGAGATCCCGCGCTGGATCCGCAAGCGCCTCGAGGCCTACGCCGACGACCTGGATTCGATCCGCGGCTTCGGCGAGGAGGTGATGGTGGAGCTGTGCCAGACGCTGCTCGATGCCGGCGCCCCCGGCCTGCACTTCTACACCATGAACCGCGCGGAACCGACCCTGGCCATCTGGAAACGGCTGCGCCTCTGA
- the ahcY gene encoding adenosylhomocysteinase, translating to MNAVLDSNADFLVADIELADWGRKEIAIAETEMPGLMALREKYAGQKPLKGARIAGSLHMTIQTAVLIETLVELGAEVRWASCNIFSTQDHAAAAIAAEGIPVYAFKGESLEEYWAFTHRIMEWADGGTPNMILDDGGDATLLLILGSKAEQDPSVLDNPSSEEEVALYNAIKQRLAEEPTWYSTRRAAIRGVTEETTTGVHRLYQMERSGELPFPAINVNDSVTKSKFDNLYGCRESLVDGIKRATDVMIAGKICVVLGYGDVGKGCAQSLRGLGATVWVTEIDPICALQAAMEGYRVVTMEEAAPLADIFVTATGNFHVIDHEHMAAMKDEAIVCNIGHFDNEIDVASLEKYDWEEIKPQVDHIIFPDGKKIILLAKGRLVNLGCATGHPSFVMSNSFTNQVLAQMELWNHPDQYQNQVYVLPKKLDEEVARLHLEKIGVQLTTLTREQADYIDVPVEGPYKPEHYRY from the coding sequence ATGAACGCTGTTTTGGATTCCAACGCCGATTTCCTGGTCGCCGACATCGAGCTGGCCGACTGGGGCCGCAAGGAGATCGCCATCGCCGAGACCGAGATGCCCGGCCTGATGGCGCTGCGCGAGAAATACGCCGGCCAGAAGCCCCTGAAGGGCGCCCGTATCGCCGGTTCCCTGCACATGACCATCCAGACCGCGGTGCTGATCGAGACCCTGGTGGAACTCGGCGCCGAGGTACGCTGGGCCTCGTGCAACATCTTCTCCACCCAGGACCATGCCGCGGCCGCCATCGCCGCCGAAGGCATCCCGGTCTACGCCTTCAAGGGTGAGAGCCTGGAGGAATACTGGGCCTTCACCCACAGGATCATGGAATGGGCCGACGGTGGCACCCCGAACATGATCCTCGACGACGGCGGCGACGCCACCCTGCTGCTGATCCTGGGCAGCAAGGCCGAACAGGACCCCTCGGTGCTGGACAACCCGAGCAGCGAGGAAGAGGTCGCCCTGTACAACGCCATCAAGCAGCGCCTGGCCGAGGAACCGACCTGGTACTCGACCCGCCGCGCCGCCATCCGCGGCGTCACCGAGGAGACCACCACCGGCGTGCACCGCCTCTACCAGATGGAGCGCAGCGGCGAACTGCCCTTTCCGGCCATCAACGTCAACGACTCGGTCACCAAGTCCAAGTTCGACAACCTCTACGGCTGCCGCGAGTCCCTGGTCGACGGCATCAAGCGCGCCACCGACGTGATGATCGCCGGCAAGATCTGCGTGGTGCTCGGCTACGGTGACGTCGGCAAGGGCTGTGCCCAGTCGCTGCGCGGCCTCGGCGCCACCGTCTGGGTGACCGAGATCGATCCCATCTGCGCCCTGCAGGCGGCGATGGAAGGCTACCGGGTGGTAACCATGGAAGAGGCTGCCCCCCTGGCCGACATCTTCGTCACCGCCACCGGCAACTTCCATGTCATCGATCATGAACACATGGCGGCCATGAAGGACGAAGCCATCGTCTGCAACATCGGCCACTTCGACAACGAGATCGACGTCGCCAGCCTGGAAAAATACGACTGGGAGGAGATCAAGCCGCAGGTGGACCACATCATCTTCCCCGACGGCAAGAAGATCATCCTGCTGGCCAAGGGCCGGCTGGTGAACCTGGGCTGCGCCACCGGCCATCCCAGCTTCGTCATGTCCAATTCCTTCACCAACCAGGTGCTGGCGCAGATGGAACTGTGGAATCACCCCGACCAGTACCAGAATCAGGTCTACGTGCTGCCCAAGAAACTCGACGAAGAGGTGGCCCGCCTGCACCTGGAGAAGATCGGCGTCCAGCTCACCACCCTGACCCGGGAGCAGGCCGACTACATCGACGTGCCGGTGGAAGGTCCCTACAAGCCCGAGCACTACCGTTATTGA